A genomic region of Meles meles unplaced genomic scaffold, mMelMel3.1 paternal haplotype, whole genome shotgun sequence contains the following coding sequences:
- the LOC123936312 gene encoding olfactory receptor 2M5-like: LHTPMYFLLSQLSLMDLTLTSSIVPKMAFNFFSGWRSISFLACGTQIFFSLMVAIAECILITLMCFYHYVAICDLLRYPVIINPKVCLQMIAMSWAGGALTSLGHTAFTLHFNICSPREIPHFFCEFMAVLRIVREDISAYEKAVVITSILVLLLPLSLILSSYVLIFLAVLLMNSPEGRNKALATCSSHLCVVGLYFGPGMCIYMRPGSAKTPRLSQGLFLFGTVLTLLLNSLAYSLRNKEVLSALKKLLGRCQSFR, translated from the coding sequence ctccacacccccatgtacttccttCTCAGTCAGCTCTCCTTAATGGATTTGACTTTGACCTCTAGCATTGTCCCCAAAATGGCATTCAACTTCTTCTCTGGATGGCGGAGCATATCATTCCTGGCTTGTGGGACTCAAATATTCTTCTCCCTGATGGTGGCCATTGCAGAATGCATCCTTATAACTCTCATGTGCTTTTATCATTATGTGGCTATATGTGATCTTCTTCGATACCCAGTCATCATCAACCCTAAGGTTTGCTTGCAGATGATTGCCATGTCTTGGGCTGGAGGGGCACTTACTTCCCTGGGACACACTGCTTTTACCTTGCATTTTAACATCTGCAGCCCCAGAGAGATTCCCCACTTCTTCTGTGAATTCATGGCGGTGCTTAGGATCGTCCGTGAGGATATCTCAGCCTATGAAAAGGCAGTGGTGATAACAAGCATCCTTGTTCTGCTGCTGCCCTTGTCTCTCATCTTGTCTTCCTATGTTCTCATCTTCCTTGCAGTACTCCTAATGAACTCCCCAGAAGGCAGGAACAAAGCTCTGGCCACCTGCTCCTCTCATCTCTGTGTGGTGGGTCTCTATTTTGGTCCAGGCATGTGCATCTACATGAGACCCGGTTCTGCCAAGACTCCAAGGTTGAGTCAGGGTCTCTTTCTGTTTGGAACTGTCCTCACTCTACTCCTAAACTCACTTGCCTACAGTCTTAGGAACAAGGAAGTTCTAAGTGCTCTGAAAAAGTTACTAGGGAGGTGTCAGTCCTTCAGGTAA